The Onthophagus taurus isolate NC chromosome 2, IU_Otau_3.0, whole genome shotgun sequence genome includes a window with the following:
- the LOC111417887 gene encoding uncharacterized protein, producing MDRQKKWIAIVLVGVIATVYLLHSGANVNGTTVQPEKRDKYLVNSTMCRIPDVGPWNKDSLYYYRKKKYVPCTYKKLLTYIKNNGSTAVLYIDKSAEPLYSTRGLTCCLSYVHRVSDISVNFTKCEEFKGSIVLKENTVLVKCYNSKNLEEVYSNAHSAAMVSEDVKLKARTLKERLDPPSVLLVGIDSVSRWNFERLMPNTFNFLKKHNWASFDGYNKIDDNTFPNLMAILTGRNYSSILKYCDWSKVGLLDTCDFIWKDFKSNGYITAYSEDEIALNTFSYLAPGFQDPPTDLYYIPYIIAAESISFTSLDHMSYCSGPENSAERIFNTAKDFAVSLKDYPKFGLFWTSTGSHNRLNSAGRLDKPTLEFLEDIYTNNVLENTIVIFFSDHGLRFGPFLQTRTGWLEERLPFLYISIPQKLKSKLPLEYSNLIGNKNRLTSPFDFHMTLKDILVMSGLQYNATQSASCPGCISLFKPVKEERSCLEAGITTHWCTCFGYKDINMNNDVVFQATEFAVTSINSDIKANLVSSTKCAQLKLNKIISSSISDNVGGNSTNLLLVFETMPEMILQTTVKVSYDNNKPIFALEGSASRLDYYRLSSECITSWGYKKYCYCMYNVFENMNFFNFWFEV from the exons ATGGATAGACAGAAGAAATGGATTGCGATCGTCCTTGTTGGTGTTATAGCGACAGTTTACCTGCTGCATTCTGGCGCAAACGTAAACGGTACTACTGTACAACCAGAGAAAAGAG ATAAATATTTGGTAAATAGCACAATGTGTCGAATTCCGGATGTCGGCCCTTGGAACAAAGATTCGCTTTACTACTAcagaaagaagaaatatgtgCCGTgtacttataaaaaattattaacgtaCATTAAGAATAATGGAAGCACGGCCGTTTTGTACATAGATAAATCTGCTGAACCTCTTTATTCGACGAGGGGTCTAACGTGTTGCCTTAGCTACGTCCACAGAGTATCTGATATTAGTGTTaa ctTTACAAAATGTGAAGAATTTAAAGGCagtattgttttaaaagaaaatacggTTCTagtaaaatgttataatagtaaaaatttagaagaagTTTATTCAAATGCTCATTCGGCGGCTATGGTGAGTGAAGATGTTAAACTTAAAGCGAGAACTTTAAAAGAAAGGTTGGATCCTCCTAGTGTATTATTGGTGGGGATTGATAGTGTTTCTCGCTGGAATTTTGAACGCTTAATGCcgaatacatttaattttttaaagaaacataATTGGGCTAGTTTTGATGGGTACAATAAAATAGACGATAACACGTTTCCTAACTTAATGGCTATACTAACCGGTAGAAATTATTCtagtatattaaaatattgtgATTGGAGTAAAGTGGGTTTATTAGACACATGTGATTTTATTTGgaaagattttaaatcgaatgGATATATTACGGCCTACAGTGAAGATGAAATAGCACTTAACACGTTTAGTTACTTAGCACCTGGATTTCAAGATCCACCAACAGATCTTTATTACATTCCTTATATAATCGCTGCGGAATCAATTTCATTCACATCGTTAGACCACATGAGCTACTGTTCGGGACCTGAAAATTCTGcagaaagaatttttaacaCAGCCAAAGATTTTGCTGTCTCATTAAAAGATTATCCtaaatttggtttattttggaCATCAACCGGTAGTCACAATCGTTTAAATTCAGCTGGACGATTAGATAAACCAACTTTAGAATTCTTAGAAGACATCTACACAAATAACGTTCTGGAGAACACTATTGTTATCTTTTTTAGCGATCACGGTTTAAGATTTGGACCATTTTTGCAAACTCGAACTGGATGGTTAGAAGAAAGATTACCGTTCCTGTATATTTCAATTccccaaaaattgaaaagtaaaCTTCCTTTAGAATATTCGAATTTAATCGGCAATAAAAATCGGTTAACTTCACCATTCGATTTTCACATGactttaaaagatattttagtgATGTCGGGGTTGCAATACAATGCTACACAAAGTGCCTCTTGTCCCGGTTGTATTTCGCTTTTTAAACCGGTCAAAGAAGAAAGAAGTTGCTTGGAAGCCGGAATAACGACTCATTGGTGTACTTGTTTCGGGTACaaagatatcaatatgaacaacGACGTCGTCTTTCAAGCCACCGAATTTGCAGTTACCTCAATTAATAGTGATATAAAAGCCAATTTAGTGTCTTCAACCAAATGTGCccagttaaaattaaataaaattatatcttcTAGTATTTCGGATAATGTTGGAGGAAATAGCACAAATCTTTTATTGGTCTTCGAAACCATGCCCGAAATGATACTTCAAACTACCGTAAAAGTATCTTATGATAATAACAAACCGATTTTTGCTTTGGAAGGATCTGCAAGTCGTTTGGATTATTATAGATTAAGTAGCGAATGCATTACTTCTTGGGGCTATAAAAAGTATTGTTATTGTATGTacaatgtttttgaaaatatgaattttttcaatttttggttTGAAGTTTGA